A DNA window from Coffea arabica cultivar ET-39 chromosome 6c, Coffea Arabica ET-39 HiFi, whole genome shotgun sequence contains the following coding sequences:
- the LOC113692247 gene encoding uncharacterized protein: MLLTNFFWQAAKSYDAIGFNEAMQRIKDMNIEAWRYLSKIPVSAWARHAFSTELKCDHVTNNFTESFNAWIGDLRGQPILTLVEGLRKKFMKKLHKRYHKACTWTSAIPKNITEKLKEIAIHSRRCSLQMASEDLFEVTDGDRAFIVSLNQKTCDCGAFQLSGLPCKHAALGIIYKRHKLETYCDPCFSTEMYLKTYSGMIHPIPHEKRWPPLIDVTPKTVLPPPLRRAPGRPRVNRRRGPDEPGQSVAKRSTTMRCGNCKAFGHNTRTCQRAPVRQKSTSSSGTNKVTQFARGKPGRGIANTGLAGSVLWDHADGNVPIVVSSQGSNISPSTQTPALNADLNLQTATNATKRKRGRPSNKSAPSATYNPKRKTSSAAPQPIAVQHTAALHLSGSAQEQTVVNINASASHDSHNVSSSFTF; the protein is encoded by the exons ATGTTGCTGACCAACTTCTTTTGGCAAGCTGCTAAGAGTTATGATGCAATTGGATTTAATGAAGCAATGCAGAGAATTAAGGACATGAATATAGAAGCATGGAGGTACTTATCCAAGATTCCAGTTTCTGCTTGGGCTAGGCATGCATTCTCAACAGAATTGAAATGTGACCATgtcacaaacaacttcacagAATCCTTCAATGCATGGATTGGAGACTTAAGGGGCCAACCAATATTGACACTTGTTGAAGGTTTGAGGAAAAAATTTATGAAGAAATTGCACAAAAGGTACCACAAGGCTTGCACATGGACGTCTGCTATCCCAAAAAACATCACAGAAAAGCTCAAAGAAATTGCAATACATTCTAGGAGATGTTCATTGCAGATGGCAAGTGAGGATTTGTTTGAAGTTACTGATGGTGACAGAGCATTTATAGTGAGTTTGAACCAGAAGACATGTGACTGTGGAGCTTTCCAATTGTCTGGACTCCCATGCAAGCATGCAGCACTTGGAATTATATACAAAAGACATAAATTGGAGACATACTGTGATCCTTGCTTTTCAACAGAAATGTATTTGAAGACATACAGTGGCATGATACATCCAATTCCTCATGAGAAGAGATGGCCTCCATTAATTGATGTCACACCAAAAACTGTCCTTCCACCACCATTGAGAAGAGCTCCAGGTCGTCCAAGAGTTAATAGAAGGAGAGGGCCTGATGAGCCAGGCCAATCTGTTGCAAAAAGGTCAACCACTATGAGATGTGGAAACTGCAAAGCTTTTGGCCATAACACTAGAACCTGTCAAAGAGCACCTGTGAGACAAAAGAGCACAAGCAGCAGTGGCACGAACAAG GTTACTCAATTTGCTAGAGGAAAGCCAGGAAGGGGAATTGCAAATACAGGGCTTGCAGGATCTGTTCTATGG GATCATGCTGATGGCAATGTGCCTATTGTGGTTTCTAGTCAAGGCAGTAACATAAGTCCATCAACTCAAACACCTGCACTGAATGCTGACTTAAATTTGCAAACAGCAACCAATGCTACTAAGAGAAAG AGAGGGCGGCCTTCAAACAAATCTGCACCATCTGCTACATATAACCCCAAAAGGAAAACTTCATCAGCAGCACCTCAGCCAATTGCAGTTCAACATACTGCTGCACTACATCTCAGTGGAAGTGCTCAAGAACAAACAGTTGTCAACATCAATGCTTCAGCTTCTCATGATTCTCACAATGTCAGTAGCAGCTTCACCTTTTAG
- the LOC113691918 gene encoding carboxyl-terminal-processing peptidase 3, chloroplastic-like: MESFCSNFDLNPSTTSLISKLFQRPTSKLFFPSPSSICDKNKKFGHKLPATRKSNTQQKNNAPVELKDSLFRWVSGGVFGFAAAVSLCCSDSPAFAQSITIAFPVSHTREINTVQRTLVEAWGLIRETFVDPTFNHQDWDLKLQQTMVEIFPLKSEDAAYGKIKGMLSSLGDPFTRIISPKEYQSFRIGTDGNLQGVGLFITVEPKTGHLVVSSCVENGPAARAGIHEGDELVEINGEGLEGIGSEAAAQKLRGRAGTTVTVKIHPGTDSKNSNFREVKLPREVIRFSPVSSAIITHRTPDGHMSKTGYVKLSAFSQSSATDMQNTIREMENQGVQSYILDLRNNPGGLVKAGLDVAQIWLDGDETLVNTIDRDGNLFSISMANGHAVTHDPLVVLVNEGSASASEILAGALHDNGRALLVGHRTFGKGKIQSITELDDGSALFITVAKYLSPGLHDIDQVGITPDVQCSADMLNSPKESSKDKNLNSPLEADSCIIIAEHELDIQESEASPSQVIVQPRRTSAPLN; encoded by the exons ATGGAATCTTTCTGCTCGAATTTTGATCTCAACCCATCAACTACTTCTCTAATTTCTAAATTGTTTCAAAGACCCACTTCAAAGTTATTCTTTCCTAGTCCTAGCTCAATTtgtgataaaaacaaaaaatttggaCATAAATTACCTGCAACAAGGAAGTCCAATACACAGCAAAAGAATAATGCACCTGTTGAATTAAAAGACAGTTTGTTTAGATGGGTCAGTGGTGGAGTTTTTGGGTTTGCTGCTGCTGTATCCTTATGTTGTTCTGACTCTCCAGCTTTTGCACAGTCTATTACTATTGCATTCCCGGTTTCTCACACGCGGGAG ATAAATACTGTTCAGAGAACCCTTGTGGAAGCTTGGGGTCTGATTAGGGAAACCTTTGTTGATCCTACTTTCAATCATCAAG ACTGGGATTTGAAACTTCAGCAGACAATGGTAGAAATATTTCCTCTTAAGTCAGAAGATGCAGCTTATGGCAAGATTAAGGGAATGCTTTCTTCTCTTGGAGATCCCTTTACTCGCATTATCAGTCCTAAG GAATACCAGAGCTTTAGAATAGGAACTGATGGAAATTTGCAAGGTGTTGGTCTCTTCATTACTGTCGAACCAAAAACAGGGCACCTG GTTGTTTCATCATGTGTGGAGAATGGTCCTGCCGCACGTGCTGGTATACATGAAGGAGATGAGCTGGTTGAAATTAATG GGGAAGGCCTTGAGGGAATCGGAAGCGAAGCAGCAGCACAGAAGCTCAGAGGCCGTGCTGGCACAACTGTTACTGTAAAAATTCACCCC GGTACTGATTccaaaaattctaatttcagaGAG GTAAAACTACCTCGTGAAGTAATTCGGTTCTCACCAGTATCCAGTGCTATCATCACTCACAGAACACCAGACGGTCACATGTCAAAAACTGGATATGTGAAATTGTCAGCTTTCTCTCAG AGTTCTGCAACCGATATGCAAAATACCATCCGTGAGATGGAAAATCAAGGCGTACAATCGTACATCTTAGACCTGCGGAATAATCCT GGCGGTTTGGTCAAAGCAGGACTTGATGTTGCCCAAATTTGGCTTGATGGGGATGAGACTCTTGTAAACACCATTGATAGAGATGGTAATTTGTTCTCAATCAGCATGGCCAACGGGCATGCTGTAACACACGATCCACTTGTTGTCCTT GTGAACGAGGGAAGTGCAAGTGCCAGTGAGATTCTGGCAGGAGCTCTTCATGACAATGGCCGAGCACTTCTTGTTGGTCATAGAACTTTTGGGAAGGGAAAAATACAG AGCATAACGGAGCTGGATGACGGATCGGCTTTATTTATAACAGTGGCAAAATACTTGTCCCCAGGACTTCATGACATTGATCAGGTTGGAATAACACCTGATGTTCAGTGCTCAGCTGATATGCTCAATTCACCCAAAGAGTCCTCCAAGGACAAGAACTTGAACTCACCCCTGGAAGCTGATTCTTGCATCATAATTGCCGAGCATGAGTTGGATATTCAAGAATCCGAAGCCTCTCCTTCTCAAGTGATCGTTCAACCTCGAAGGACTTCCGCTCCATTAAATTAA